In Pseudomonadota bacterium, the sequence CGTGGAACGCTCGACACGGTAGGCGCCGGGTCGACTCCCCGCATAGACACCGAAAGCACCGATTCCCACGAGCAGCACGAGCAGAGTCTTCTTCAGCATGGCGAGCCTCCTTGTGGCCCTTGACTTGGCACGAAAGGTCGGGCCTGCCAAGGCTGGGCGGCCTGCGGTCGCTGTGAAAGCTCCGACGGCGCCAGTGCCAAGAGGCCAGTCACCGCTCTGGCAAGCAGGGTCGCACTGGCAAGCAGGGTCGCTTGGATGGTACTCAACCGCGATGTGCACATTCCCTCCGCCTCACCCATCACGAACTTGGTTGGCGCTGCTTGCGCTTGTTGCCGCAAGCGGCTGCCGCCCAAGGACAGGGGACGGTCGATCCACGTTGCCGGAGCCTGGCGGCGGCCTGTCCTTTCACCCCTCCCCGGCAAACGCTGACGACGAGCTCGAGCGTAGCGGCGCCGAAAAGGCCGTCGGCAAGAAAGCCGGCGACCAGAAGGACGGCAAGGCGAAGGACGGCGACGAGAAGGACGGCGGCAAGGCGAAGGAAGCCTGGAACGTCGAAGAGCCCCCCGGCCCCAAGAAGCAGGTCAGGATCGACGCCGACGAAGGCACCTGGATGAGCCTGTCGGTGAGCCCCGACGGCAAAACAATCGCATTCGATCTGCTGGGCGACCTGTACAGCGTACCGATGGCTGGCGGCGAAGCCAGATCGTTGACTCAGGGGCTCTCGTGGGACATGCAGCCCGCCTTCTCGCCGGATGGCAAGTGGCTCGCCTTCACCAGTGATCGAGGTGGCGCGGACAACATCTGGGTCATGCCAGCCGCTGGCGGAAAGCCCCTGCAGGTTACCAAAGAGGACTTCCGGCTGGTCAACAGCCCCGCTTGGTCACCCGACAGCCAGTACATCGCGGTACGCAAACACTTCACCAGCCGCCGGAGCTTGGGTGCGGGCGAGATTTGGCTCTATCACATCGCGGGCGGCGAAGGCGTGCAGATGACCGAGAAGCCCAACGACCAGAAGGACGTGGGTGAGCCTGCTTTCAGCCCCGACGGCAAGCACCTTTACTTCAGCCGCGACATGTCGCCGGGCTCGACCTTTCGCTACAACAAAGATCCACACGCCGGAATCTACTCCATTCGCCGGCTCGACCGAGAGGACGGGCGCATCGACACCTTCATTGGTGGGCCTGGTGGAGCGGTTCGCCCGACCCCTTCGCCCGACGGCAAGTCATTGGCGTTCGTGCGCCGAATGGGCTTGCGCACCGTCTTGTTCGTCCACGATCTGAGATCGGGCGCGGAGCGAGCGCTCAGCGACCGGCTCGACCGCGACATGCAGGAGACATGGGCGATTCACGGCGTCTACCCGACACTTGCGTGGACGCCCGACAGCAAGAGCATCGTGTACTGGGCGGGCGGCAAGATTCACCGCGCCGACGTTGCAACCACCAGAGACACGCTGATTCCGTTTCGGGTACGCGATGAACGTACGGTGCTCGAAACGCTGCGACCGAAACAGCGCGCACACCATGAGACCTTCCACACGAAGATGCTGCGCTGGGTGCAGGTCTCGCCTGATGGCAAATCGGTCGTGTTTCAGGCGCTCGGCCAGCTCTGGATCCGGAAGCTGCCCGGGGGCAAACCGCGCCGGCTCACACGCGACAACGACGTCTTCGAATTCTACCCTTCGTTTTCGCGCGATTCCAAGTCCGTCGTGTACGTAAGCTACGACCGCAACGAGCTTGGCTCGCTGCGAATCGTGCCTCGAACGGGCGGCCGCGGCCGTACCATCAGCACCACACCGGGTCACTACAGGGAGCCGACCTTCAGCCCGAGCGGCCGCGTGGTCGTGTTCCGCAAGGCCCGGGGCGGCCCGCTGCTGTCGCCCAAGTGGTCCCACGACCCGGGCCTGTACGCCATCCCCAGCACCGGGCGCGGAACACCCACCCTCGTCAGCCACCGGGGCCACGCCCCTCACTTCGGCGCCGATGAGGACCGGGTGTTCTTCGTTCATACCAAGAAGGAGAAGGACGAACGCATCCGGGTGCTCGCCAGCGTGGAGCTCAGCGGAGCGGAGCCCCGCACCCACCTGCGCAGCGAAAACGCAACCGAGTTCCGCGTGTCGCCGGACGGCAAATGGGTGGCGTTCCGCGAGTTCTTCAACGCCTACATCACTCCGTTTCCGATCACCGGCCGTCCCTTCAAGGTGGGCCCCAAGACCAAGGGCCTGCCTGTGCAGCGCGTCAGCAGGGACGCCGGCGAGTACCTGCACTGGTCAGGCAGCAGTCGTCGACTTTACTGGGCGCTCGGCCCCGAGCTCTTTGCGCGTGATCTCAAGGAGGCCTTCTCCTTCATCGACGGCGCACCCGAGAAACCGGCCAAGCCGCCCGAAAAAGGCACGGACATCGGCTTCGACCGGCGTTCGGACGTGCCCGCGGGCAAGGTGGCGCTGGTCGGCGCCCGCATCATCTCGATGAAGGGCGACGAAGTCATCGACAAGGGAACGATCCTCGTCCGAGGCAACCGCATCGTAGCAATAGGCGAATCGGTCGGCGTGCCCCGCGATGCCCTGAAGATCGACGCAAAGGGGATGACCATCATTCCGGGGCTGATCGACGTGCATGCGCACGGGCCCCAGGGCGAGGGTGGAATCACGCCGCACCAGAACTGGCTGCACTACGCCGAGCTGGCATTCGGCGTGACCACGGTGCACGATCCGTCGGCCAGCACCGCGGCGATCTTCGCGGCAGCCGAGCTCGCTCGCGCCGGACGGATCGTCGCGCCGCGCATCTTCTCCACGGGAACCATCCTGTACGGTGCGAAGGCCCCCTTCAAAGCCAAAATCGACAGTCTCGACGATGCGCGCAGCCATTTGCGCCGCATGAAAGCGGTCGGCGCCTTCAGCGTCAAGAGCTACAATCAGCCGCGCCGCAATCAGCGGCAGCAGGTGCTTGCTGCCGCGCGCGAGCTCGACATGCAGGTCATGCCCGAAGGTGGCTCGACCTTCATGCACAACATGAACATGATCGTGGACGGGCACACCGGTATCGAGCACGCCATCCCGGTCGCCACGGGCTACCGAGATATCCTGCAGCTATGGTCGGCAACCACGGTCGGCTACACGCCTACCTTGGGCGTGGGCTACGGGGGGCTTTGGGGCGAGAACTACTGGTACGCACACGCCGATGTGTTCGACCACGAGCGCTTGAA encodes:
- a CDS encoding amidohydrolase family protein — its product is MSLSVSPDGKTIAFDLLGDLYSVPMAGGEARSLTQGLSWDMQPAFSPDGKWLAFTSDRGGADNIWVMPAAGGKPLQVTKEDFRLVNSPAWSPDSQYIAVRKHFTSRRSLGAGEIWLYHIAGGEGVQMTEKPNDQKDVGEPAFSPDGKHLYFSRDMSPGSTFRYNKDPHAGIYSIRRLDREDGRIDTFIGGPGGAVRPTPSPDGKSLAFVRRMGLRTVLFVHDLRSGAERALSDRLDRDMQETWAIHGVYPTLAWTPDSKSIVYWAGGKIHRADVATTRDTLIPFRVRDERTVLETLRPKQRAHHETFHTKMLRWVQVSPDGKSVVFQALGQLWIRKLPGGKPRRLTRDNDVFEFYPSFSRDSKSVVYVSYDRNELGSLRIVPRTGGRGRTISTTPGHYREPTFSPSGRVVVFRKARGGPLLSPKWSHDPGLYAIPSTGRGTPTLVSHRGHAPHFGADEDRVFFVHTKKEKDERIRVLASVELSGAEPRTHLRSENATEFRVSPDGKWVAFREFFNAYITPFPITGRPFKVGPKTKGLPVQRVSRDAGEYLHWSGSSRRLYWALGPELFARDLKEAFSFIDGAPEKPAKPPEKGTDIGFDRRSDVPAGKVALVGARIISMKGDEVIDKGTILVRGNRIVAIGESVGVPRDALKIDAKGMTIIPGLIDVHAHGPQGEGGITPHQNWLHYAELAFGVTTVHDPSASTAAIFAAAELARAGRIVAPRIFSTGTILYGAKAPFKAKIDSLDDARSHLRRMKAVGAFSVKSYNQPRRNQRQQVLAAARELDMQVMPEGGSTFMHNMNMIVDGHTGIEHAIPVATGYRDILQLWSATTVGYTPTLGVGYGGLWGENYWYAHADVFDHERLKTFVPPFAYEGRARRRKLASRGDWNHIRLATLCKRLVDAGVGVQLGAHGQREGLAAHWELWMFAQGGMTPLEVIRAGTLAGARYIGMEQDLGSLEPGKLADLVVIDANPLENIRHSDRVRYTMVNGRLYDARTMNELTGARRKRRKFYWQMPGGATRPVTAPTHHQGPTEE